The following coding sequences lie in one Nitrospirota bacterium genomic window:
- a CDS encoding site-specific integrase, which produces MRQGEILDLQWPQVDLFRRTITLLEQKNRCKDTLPVNATALEVLKERAKVRSEKTDYVFFNGAENRMDARDLLRAFYAARKNAKIGKFRFHDLRHTFATRFVQAGVDLYAVQKLGRWKTISMVIW; this is translated from the coding sequence TTGCGGCAGGGGGAGATCCTCGATCTTCAATGGCCCCAGGTGGACCTGTTCCGGAGGACGATCACCTTGCTGGAGCAGAAGAACCGGTGCAAGGACACGCTCCCGGTGAACGCCACCGCGTTGGAGGTCCTGAAAGAGAGGGCGAAGGTGCGGTCAGAGAAGACCGACTATGTCTTTTTCAACGGGGCCGAGAACCGGATGGACGCCAGGGACCTGCTTCGCGCCTTCTACGCGGCGCGGAAAAACGCCAAGATCGGGAAGTTCCGCTTCCATGACCTGCGGCACACCTTTGCGACCCGCTTCGTGCAAGCCGGTGTGGACCTCTACGCGGTCCAGAAGCTGGGCCGGTGGAAGACGATCTCTATGGTGATATGGTGA
- a CDS encoding RNA-binding protein, producing MGNKLYVGSLPYSTTEQQLSELFAQYGTVQSAKVITDRYTGQSRGFGFVEMATSEEAQKAIQGLNGTNLGGRTLVVNEARPQEKRPFGGGGGGDRDRY from the coding sequence GTGGGAAACAAATTATACGTGGGCAGTCTTCCCTATTCCACCACCGAGCAACAGCTAAGCGAGCTGTTCGCGCAATACGGCACGGTCCAGTCCGCGAAGGTGATCACGGACCGGTATACCGGGCAGTCGAGGGGCTTCGGCTTCGTGGAGATGGCCACGAGCGAAGAAGCGCAGAAGGCGATCCAGGGCCTGAACGGAACGAACCTGGGCGGGCGGACCCTCGTGGTGAACGAGGCACGACCCCAGGAGAAGCGGCCGTTCGGTGGAGGCGGGGGCGGCGACCGCGACCGCTACTGA
- a CDS encoding GNAT family N-acetyltransferase codes for MLTVRRAAKNDFPAILRIQREAFSEYARVYEVSPWTTETLESLESDAADKAILVAEWDGAVIGSVRFWVVAGVCVIRLLSVSPSHQGRGAGKALMREIERLAAGAHKLYVCTMLKTPRNIGLFLGLGYRPEALLPNHYHGLDLICFAKYRELAAS; via the coding sequence ATGCTGACGGTGCGTCGGGCCGCGAAGAACGACTTTCCGGCTATCCTCCGGATCCAGCGGGAGGCCTTCTCGGAATATGCCCGGGTCTACGAGGTGAGCCCCTGGACCACCGAGACGCTGGAGAGCCTCGAGTCGGACGCGGCCGACAAGGCGATCCTGGTGGCCGAATGGGACGGGGCGGTCATCGGGTCGGTGCGTTTCTGGGTCGTGGCCGGGGTCTGCGTGATCCGCCTCCTCTCGGTCAGCCCCTCGCACCAGGGCCGCGGCGCGGGCAAGGCCTTGATGCGGGAGATCGAGCGGCTGGCGGCCGGGGCGCACAAGCTCTACGTCTGCACCATGCTCAAAACGCCGCGCAACATCGGGCTGTTCCTGGGTCTGGGCTACAGGCCGGAGGCCCTCCTGCCCAACCACTACCACGGGCTGGATCTCATCTGCTTCGCCAAATACCGGGAGCTGGCCGCCTCGTAG
- a CDS encoding LysR substrate-binding domain-containing protein produces the protein MEMRQLHYFLAVAEHRHFTRAAEAVHVSQPSLSIQVAALEEELGTPLFDRLGKQVALTEAGEVFREHVLRVLRELEQGVQAVHELTGGERGRLLVGTLSSVNLYLIPPLVCRFRERFPNVHLQVQARPSGDIVADLLANRLDLGLCLLPVPDERLASIPLFHETLALVAPAGFRPPKARLRMKDLARFPLVLMPADYCLRKMVEEECREAGVRPQVSVEMTSPEGILEAVKQGAGLTILPELYVRHTHRGGALRVIELYDPVPRHPVGLVHLANRSLGIAAQEFIRLCRSTLETLDVEAGPSRAAKMRRPLRSAAG, from the coding sequence ATGGAGATGCGGCAGTTGCATTACTTCTTGGCGGTGGCCGAGCACCGGCACTTCACCCGTGCGGCCGAGGCGGTGCACGTCTCCCAGCCATCGCTCTCGATCCAGGTGGCCGCGCTGGAGGAGGAACTGGGGACGCCCCTGTTCGACCGGCTCGGCAAGCAGGTGGCCCTGACCGAAGCAGGCGAGGTCTTCCGAGAGCATGTCCTCCGGGTCCTGCGCGAGCTGGAGCAGGGGGTGCAGGCCGTCCACGAGCTCACGGGCGGGGAGCGTGGACGGCTGCTCGTCGGCACCCTGTCCAGCGTGAACCTCTACCTCATCCCTCCGCTGGTCTGCCGGTTCCGTGAACGGTTTCCCAACGTCCACCTCCAGGTGCAGGCCAGGCCTTCCGGAGACATCGTGGCCGACCTGCTCGCGAACCGGCTGGACCTCGGCCTCTGCCTCCTGCCGGTCCCGGACGAGCGTCTGGCCTCCATCCCTCTGTTCCACGAGACGCTGGCGCTCGTTGCACCGGCCGGCTTCCGCCCGCCGAAGGCCCGCCTGCGGATGAAGGACCTGGCCCGGTTTCCGCTCGTCCTCATGCCGGCCGACTACTGTCTGCGCAAGATGGTAGAGGAGGAATGTCGGGAGGCGGGGGTGCGGCCCCAGGTTTCGGTGGAGATGACTTCCCCCGAAGGAATCCTGGAGGCGGTCAAGCAGGGGGCCGGTCTCACGATCCTGCCGGAGCTGTACGTGCGCCACACGCACCGGGGGGGCGCCCTGCGGGTGATCGAGCTCTACGACCCGGTGCCGCGCCATCCGGTCGGGCTGGTCCACCTCGCCAACCGGAGCCTGGGGATCGCGGCACAGGAATTCATCCGCCTCTGCCGGAGCACGCTGGAAACGCTGGACGTGGAGGCGGGTCCAAGCCGCGCGGCGAAGATGCGCCGCCCGTTGCGCAGCGCCGCTGGCTGA
- a CDS encoding group 1 truncated hemoglobin, producing the protein MVSGNLKDVSGWVLWAGLAWFLAGAAGCASAGPSGAPPAASLYDRLGGKAAITAVVDQFVANVAGDKRINGRFATTDIPRLKRHLVDQVCQASGGPCAYKGRDMKTTHAGMRISTADFNALVEDLVGALNQLKVPAKEQQELLALLGPAQKDIVEVP; encoded by the coding sequence ATGGTGAGCGGAAATCTGAAAGACGTCAGCGGATGGGTTCTCTGGGCGGGCCTGGCGTGGTTCCTGGCGGGGGCCGCCGGCTGCGCGTCGGCGGGGCCGAGCGGCGCGCCTCCGGCCGCGTCGCTCTACGACAGGCTGGGCGGGAAGGCGGCGATCACGGCGGTGGTGGATCAGTTCGTGGCCAACGTGGCCGGCGACAAGCGGATCAACGGGCGCTTCGCCACGACCGACATCCCGAGGCTGAAGCGGCATCTGGTGGACCAGGTCTGCCAGGCCTCGGGCGGGCCCTGCGCCTACAAGGGCCGGGACATGAAGACGACGCACGCGGGCATGAGGATCTCGACGGCGGACTTCAACGCGCTGGTCGAGGACCTGGTCGGTGCGCTGAACCAGCTCAAGGTCCCGGCGAAGGAGCAGCAGGAATTGCTGGCCTTGCTGGGGCCGGCGCAGAAGGACATCGTCGAGGTGCCGTGA
- a CDS encoding DsbA family protein produces the protein MTSPITVYSDFNCPFCYALNERLRSLSVEGQVSWRGVQHAPGLPVPLRPCRGDQAGELKREVDAVHRLAADLPITVPPGKPNTARAIQAAAFAMSADPSRGREFKDLLYRALWCEGADLSDPSVLDLVAWQAGFAGLSFAGLDRHLTAATVGRWQNDWERTGRLAVPLLLHQNGQSLVGLPTAESLASFLRSD, from the coding sequence GTGACGTCGCCCATCACGGTCTACAGCGACTTCAACTGTCCCTTCTGTTACGCGCTGAACGAGCGGCTCCGATCACTGAGCGTCGAGGGGCAGGTGTCCTGGCGCGGCGTGCAGCATGCGCCGGGCCTGCCCGTGCCCCTGCGTCCGTGTCGCGGTGATCAGGCCGGCGAGCTAAAACGGGAGGTGGACGCGGTCCATCGGCTGGCCGCGGACCTGCCGATCACGGTGCCGCCGGGCAAGCCGAACACGGCACGGGCCATCCAGGCCGCGGCTTTTGCGATGTCGGCGGACCCTTCCCGGGGACGAGAATTCAAGGACCTGCTGTATCGGGCCCTCTGGTGCGAGGGCGCGGACCTCTCCGATCCCTCGGTCCTGGACCTCGTGGCGTGGCAAGCCGGATTCGCCGGCCTCTCGTTCGCCGGTCTGGACCGGCACTTGACGGCGGCGACCGTGGGCCGCTGGCAGAACGACTGGGAGCGGACCGGCCGCCTGGCCGTCCCGCTCCTGCTCCATCAGAACGGCCAGAGCCTCGTCGGGCTGCCGACAGCCGAGTCCCTGGCTTCCTTCCTCCGATCCGATTGA
- a CDS encoding Glu/Leu/Phe/Val dehydrogenase, whose product MVNELDNHTYRLAVAQFDEAAERMNLDPNLRERLKLPERSLIVSVPVRMDDGSVKVFTGYRVQHDSSRGPSKGGIRYHPDVNLGEVAALAMWMTWKCALAGLPYGGAKGGVRVAPEKLSRGELQRLTRRYASEIFPIIGPDEDVPAPDVGTNAQVMAWIMDTYSQQVGYASPGVVTGKPLSIGGSLGREEATGRGVVNVTLEAMRHLGLDVKQATVAVQGFGNVGSHTARIMAEAGAKVIAVSDKSSGLYNAKGLDIPALLKCYRTDGHSLAHPELGEAITNEELLALECTVLVPAALSEQITEKNAGGVRCKILAEGANGPTTLEADRILTDKGVFIIPDILANSGGVIVSYFEWVQDVQRFFWKEADIRERLHEIIVAAFHRTLEFARTRKVTMRMAALMSGIDKVAEAHLARGLYP is encoded by the coding sequence ATGGTGAACGAGCTCGACAACCATACGTACCGGCTTGCCGTCGCCCAGTTTGACGAGGCGGCGGAGCGCATGAACCTGGATCCGAATTTGCGGGAGCGGCTGAAGCTGCCGGAGCGCTCGCTCATCGTGAGCGTACCCGTGCGGATGGACGACGGGTCCGTCAAAGTCTTCACCGGCTATCGCGTGCAGCACGACTCCTCCCGCGGCCCCTCGAAAGGCGGCATCCGCTACCACCCGGACGTGAACCTGGGCGAAGTGGCTGCGCTGGCCATGTGGATGACCTGGAAGTGCGCGCTGGCCGGCCTGCCCTACGGCGGGGCCAAGGGCGGCGTGCGGGTGGCGCCGGAAAAGCTGTCCCGCGGGGAGCTCCAGCGGCTGACGCGCCGGTACGCGTCCGAGATCTTCCCAATCATCGGGCCGGACGAGGACGTGCCCGCGCCCGACGTCGGCACCAACGCCCAGGTCATGGCCTGGATCATGGACACCTACAGCCAGCAGGTGGGCTACGCGTCGCCGGGGGTCGTGACCGGCAAGCCGCTTTCGATCGGCGGGAGCCTGGGGCGCGAGGAAGCGACGGGGCGCGGCGTCGTGAACGTGACCCTGGAAGCCATGCGGCACCTGGGGCTGGACGTGAAGCAGGCCACCGTGGCGGTGCAGGGGTTCGGGAACGTGGGCTCGCACACGGCCCGGATCATGGCGGAGGCCGGGGCCAAGGTCATCGCGGTCAGCGACAAGTCGAGCGGCCTCTACAACGCGAAGGGCCTGGACATCCCCGCGCTGCTGAAGTGCTACCGCACCGACGGCCATTCGCTTGCGCACCCCGAGTTGGGCGAGGCCATCACCAACGAGGAGCTCCTGGCGCTCGAATGCACCGTGCTCGTGCCGGCCGCCCTGTCGGAGCAGATTACCGAGAAGAACGCGGGCGGGGTTCGCTGCAAGATCCTGGCGGAGGGGGCCAACGGGCCGACCACCCTGGAGGCCGACCGGATCCTGACCGACAAGGGGGTCTTCATCATCCCGGACATCCTGGCCAACTCCGGCGGCGTGATCGTGTCCTACTTCGAATGGGTCCAGGACGTCCAGCGGTTTTTCTGGAAGGAGGCGGACATCCGCGAGCGGCTGCACGAGATCATCGTCGCCGCCTTCCACCGCACGCTGGAGTTCGCCCGGACCCGCAAGGTGACGATGCGGATGGCGGCCCTCATGAGCGGGATCGACAAGGTCGCCGAGGCGCACCTGGCGCGCGGCCTCTACCCATAA
- the lipB gene encoding lipoyl(octanoyl) transferase LipB translates to MPIPSTTRVAALVQHDRLRYGDAWALQHRLVEERIADRRPDSLLLLEHEPVFTVGRSGQAGHWGGDEALSAAGYPLYHVERGGSVTYHGPGQVVGYPILRLADFCPGPKAYVRLIEEALIRTLAAWGLTGRRVEKFPGVWTDPDPSDPASRPRKIAALGVRIVRGVTMHGFALNVTVDLAPFDRIVPCGIAGCRVTSMQAELARAGQPVPDITLVRRRVAEEFARTFGLEWMDGTDGQEAGPGERAERNAIGMDTW, encoded by the coding sequence ATGCCCATCCCGTCCACGACACGCGTCGCGGCGCTCGTGCAGCATGACCGGCTTCGCTACGGCGACGCCTGGGCCCTCCAGCACCGGCTGGTGGAGGAGCGGATCGCCGACCGGCGGCCCGACAGCCTGCTCCTCCTCGAGCATGAGCCGGTCTTCACGGTCGGGCGGAGCGGACAGGCCGGCCACTGGGGCGGAGACGAGGCGCTCAGCGCGGCCGGCTATCCCCTCTATCACGTGGAGCGGGGCGGCTCCGTCACCTATCACGGGCCGGGCCAGGTCGTGGGCTACCCGATCCTGCGTCTGGCGGACTTCTGTCCCGGCCCCAAGGCCTACGTCAGGCTCATCGAGGAAGCGCTCATCCGCACCCTCGCCGCCTGGGGCCTCACCGGCCGAAGGGTCGAAAAGTTCCCGGGCGTGTGGACGGACCCGGACCCGTCCGATCCGGCGAGCCGGCCGAGGAAGATCGCGGCGCTGGGGGTCCGGATCGTGCGGGGCGTGACCATGCACGGGTTCGCGTTGAACGTGACCGTGGACCTCGCGCCGTTCGACCGGATCGTCCCCTGCGGGATCGCCGGCTGCCGCGTCACCTCGATGCAGGCCGAGCTCGCCCGGGCCGGCCAGCCGGTCCCGGACATCACGCTGGTCCGGCGGCGGGTCGCGGAGGAGTTTGCCAGGACCTTCGGCCTGGAGTGGATGGACGGGACGGATGGGCAGGAGGCCGGCCCGGGCGAGCGGGCCGAGCGGAACGCGATCGGGATGGACACATGGTGA